A stretch of Linepithema humile isolate Giens D197 chromosome 3, Lhum_UNIL_v1.0, whole genome shotgun sequence DNA encodes these proteins:
- the ImpL2 gene encoding neural/ectodermal development factor IMP-L2 isoform X2, whose protein sequence is MRLYSTDLAHLLVIVAVIDAILGSPLTLLLLPNASYARGNVDHSNTANRLKGDKPTGERMNVFTSTWTKVLQNPPDSLEVAVGSRVELQCVMVGNPPPQIYWITGNEPERQIQELTTRDQETSNSVSTESISKISSTYVIDCVRPEDQGLKYCVSVSKNVVAQSAATILLVNTTKSTKCSSESQPTITLYAAWRFALQQSTVILPCRAVGQPAPYLFWIDNLGNTVSSATHERHTVLPNGDLQIIDLEWTDMGEYTCKVKSGYTEKSISTFLYPVLPES, encoded by the exons aTGCGGTTGTACTCTACGGATCTCGCACATCTTCTGGTGATCGTCGCGGTAATCGATGCAATCCTCGGAAGCCCTTTGACACTCTTATTGCTGCCCAATGCATCGTACGCACGTGGAAATGTTGATCATTCCAACACGGCGAATAGACTAAAAGGCGATAAGCCGACCGGCGAGAGAATG AACGTCTTTACATCGACCTGGACCAAAGTTTTGCAAAATCCGCCCGATTCCTTAGAAGTTGCTGTGgg AAGCCGAGTCGAGTTACAATGTGTGATGGTTGGAAATCCGCCTCCACAGATCTACTGGATTACCGGAAATGAGCCAGAAAGACAA ATTCAGGAGCTGACCACGCGAGACCAAGAAACGAGTAACAGCGTGTCCACTGAGAGTATTAGCAAAATCTCTTCCACATACGTAATCGACTGCGTTAGACCTGAGGATCAAggtttaaaatattgtgtatCCGTGTCTAAAAATGTAGTGGCCCAGTCAGCAGCAACGATACTCTTGGTTAATA CTACCAAGTCTACCAAGTGCAGCAGCGAGAGTCAGCCCACTATTACCTTGTACGCCGCTTGGAGATTCGCTCTTCAACAGAGCACGGTAATTCTTCCATGTAGAGCTGTAGGTCAACCAGCGCCTTATCTATTTTGGATAGATAACTTGGGCAACACTGTAAGTTCCGCCACGCACGAGAGACACACCGTTTTGCCCAACGGCGATCTACAGATAATAGACCTCGAGTGGACCGACATGGGTGAATACACTTGCAAGGTGAAATCGGGATATACGGAGAAAAGTATCTCCACATTCCTGTACCCCGTACTTCCC GAATCATAA
- the ImpL2 gene encoding neural/ectodermal development factor IMP-L2 isoform X1 — MCNYIFLPSENVITCLLGTEDTIFIEMRLYSTDLAHLLVIVAVIDAILGSPLTLLLLPNASYARGNVDHSNTANRLKGDKPTGERMNVFTSTWTKVLQNPPDSLEVAVGSRVELQCVMVGNPPPQIYWITGNEPERQIQELTTRDQETSNSVSTESISKISSTYVIDCVRPEDQGLKYCVSVSKNVVAQSAATILLVNTTKSTKCSSESQPTITLYAAWRFALQQSTVILPCRAVGQPAPYLFWIDNLGNTVSSATHERHTVLPNGDLQIIDLEWTDMGEYTCKVKSGYTEKSISTFLYPVLPES; from the exons atgtgtaattatatatttttaccaaGTGAAAACGTCATTACGTGTTTGCTGGGGACGGAGGacacaatatttattgaa aTGCGGTTGTACTCTACGGATCTCGCACATCTTCTGGTGATCGTCGCGGTAATCGATGCAATCCTCGGAAGCCCTTTGACACTCTTATTGCTGCCCAATGCATCGTACGCACGTGGAAATGTTGATCATTCCAACACGGCGAATAGACTAAAAGGCGATAAGCCGACCGGCGAGAGAATG AACGTCTTTACATCGACCTGGACCAAAGTTTTGCAAAATCCGCCCGATTCCTTAGAAGTTGCTGTGgg AAGCCGAGTCGAGTTACAATGTGTGATGGTTGGAAATCCGCCTCCACAGATCTACTGGATTACCGGAAATGAGCCAGAAAGACAA ATTCAGGAGCTGACCACGCGAGACCAAGAAACGAGTAACAGCGTGTCCACTGAGAGTATTAGCAAAATCTCTTCCACATACGTAATCGACTGCGTTAGACCTGAGGATCAAggtttaaaatattgtgtatCCGTGTCTAAAAATGTAGTGGCCCAGTCAGCAGCAACGATACTCTTGGTTAATA CTACCAAGTCTACCAAGTGCAGCAGCGAGAGTCAGCCCACTATTACCTTGTACGCCGCTTGGAGATTCGCTCTTCAACAGAGCACGGTAATTCTTCCATGTAGAGCTGTAGGTCAACCAGCGCCTTATCTATTTTGGATAGATAACTTGGGCAACACTGTAAGTTCCGCCACGCACGAGAGACACACCGTTTTGCCCAACGGCGATCTACAGATAATAGACCTCGAGTGGACCGACATGGGTGAATACACTTGCAAGGTGAAATCGGGATATACGGAGAAAAGTATCTCCACATTCCTGTACCCCGTACTTCCC GAATCATAA
- the LOC105676237 gene encoding uncharacterized protein: protein MYSVSIFLLILAVWIDGFSLEDVYCNQKCQGDVNNYNVVGYNSSVINYCTTEDVPDEFNFTVWSDNGKGEFNSVKIEFAPPKRKCIYGIALLVNPLIEDERECREYKFEEAKDINSTIHTIEKTLCIHMNTNQFVRYNDNSTVPLCKDNIGLWFHYIFTGCYALRFHLDKQKYLIRAHNFLNTTYQRTEVKEPQFICNYNTYSDLDQRKGLLNFTLDISLSADTGPFLELAIINHDKDEKSCIWRGQKSIRIGTVYLKKDNRNCSIKLIQTVSGEYVRNVVCNFQVRVPQSEGYCFIFWVIDDRCHKNTLWKPPSNEMFLCTWIKRCQKTSDNSLHIDNAIEIKSDKLLNTSSYLLLPIIAIVFIVSAIIGTLCFLHYLRIRKEEVTLYVNPRPDDFLNSACLKSDFGIIENNDTEKEIDHDNSKCDDIVLLYTKNSTSFMALMKDFRETLAKICSCSIHDWHDGAEWNDVAKVGAVLWFSELLNNGCRVIWVDTPATRSIVTSNSKESALNKFSKYYEIGDFRDMAFPVVLELAKRNTKNTVFQYRRHFVVRFEGLESTANGNDPFLDLSPHARYRMPQHLAQLCSDLLVVKTAISLYQMKAEEDLLQQRLMKMESLM, encoded by the exons ATGTATAGTGTTTCTATTTTCTTACTTATTTTGGCAGTATGGATAGATGGATTTTCTCTGGAAGATGTGTATTGCAAT caAAAATGCCAGGgagatgtaaataattataatgtagtTGGATACAATTCTTCAGTTATTAATTACTGTACCACCGAAGATGTTCCTGACGAATTCAACTTCACTGTATGGAGTGACAACGGGAAAGGAGAATTTA attCTGTAAAGATTGAGTTTGCACCTCctaaaagaaaatgtatatatggAATAGCTTTATTAGTTAATCCCTTGATTGAGGATGAAAGAGAATGCAGAGAATATAAGTTTGAAGAAGCGAAGGATATTAATTCAACAATACATACTATAGAGAAAACCTTATGTATTCATATGAACACTAACCAGTTTGTaagatataatgataattcaACAGTACCTTTATGTAAG gaCAATATTGGACTATGGTTCCATTATATCTTTACAGGATGCTATGCGCTTCGATTTCATCtagacaaacaaaaatatctaataaggGCCCATAATTTTTTGAACACTACTTATCAACGTACGGAAGTAAAAGAGCCACAGTTCATTTGTAACTATAACACATATTCTGATTTAGATCAAAG aaaGGGACTATTAAATTTCACATTAGATATCTCGCTATCAGCAGATACAGGACCATTCCTTGAACtagcaataataaatcatgataaagatgaaaaatctTGTATATGGCGTGGGCAAAAATCAATACGTATAGGAACAGTTTATTTG aagAAGGATAATCGTAATTGCAGTATAAAATTG ATACAGACAGTATCTGGAGAATATGTGAGGAATGTGGTGTGTAATTTTCAAGTACGAGTTCCGCAAAGTGAAggttattgttttatattttgggTGATTGACGATCGGTGCCATAAAAATACTCTCTGGAAGCCACCCTCAAATGAAATGTTTTTATGTACATGGataaaac GTTGCCAGAAAACTTCGGATAATTCATTACATATTGACAACGCTATTGAGATAAAATCAGATAAATTGCTGAATACAAGTTCGTACTTATTACTGCCAATTATTGCCATTGTATTTATCGTATCGGCAATAATCGGAACATTGTGTTTCTTGCATTATTTACGCATTCGAAAAGAGGAGGTCACCTTATACGTCAATCCGCGGCCCGATGACTTTTTAAATTCTGCTTGCCTAAAATCCGATTTTGGTATTATTGAAAACAATGATACTGAGAAGGAAATCGATCACGATAATTCTAAGTGCGACGACATTGTTCTTTTATACACTAAAAATTCGACATCCTTCATGGCATTGATGAAAGATTTTCGTGAAACACTTGCCAAGATATGCTCTTGTTCT atacatGACTGGCATGACGGAGCCGAATGGAATGACGTAGCTAAAGTTGGTGCTGTCTTATGGTTTTCCGAATTACTCAATAACGGATGTCGCGTTATCTGGGTAGATACACCGGCTACGAGATCCATCGTTACATCAAACTCGAAAGAAAGTgccttaaataaatttagtaaatattatgaaataggTGATTTTCGTGATATGGCATTTCCTGTCGTACTCGAATTGGCAAAACGCAATACAAAGAATACCGTGTTTCAGTATCGCAGACATTTCGTTGTAAG GTTCGAAGGGTTGGAAAGCACCGCAAATGGGAACGACCCATTTCTGGATCTCTCTCCTCACGCACGATATCGCATGCCGCAACATCTTGCGCAATTGTGTTCGGACTT GCTGGTGGTAAAAACAGCAATTTCATTATATCAAATGAAGGCGGAGGAAGATCTTTTGCAACAGCGCTTAATGAAGATGGAGTCACTAATGTGA